One genomic region from Hyalangium minutum encodes:
- a CDS encoding RNA polymerase sigma factor, giving the protein MLEREEVESLLVELLPRVRNLVRYLVRGNSDVDDIAQEALIALLLGLPTYRGDGLLRSWADRVVTRTTFTWLKRMRDSHSPRLDEPEVLVSVASSDAPLDEYVHRQHLVMLLDRLPNEQRHLLVLHHVLEMSVPEIAAELGIPFETVRSRLRLGRAALRALAAEEESEKVALPLVRLQAAHALADPLLSR; this is encoded by the coding sequence GTGCTGGAGCGTGAAGAGGTGGAGTCGCTGCTGGTGGAGTTGTTGCCCCGCGTGCGCAACCTGGTGCGCTACCTGGTGCGCGGGAACTCGGATGTGGATGACATCGCACAGGAAGCGCTCATCGCCCTGCTGCTCGGGCTGCCGACATACCGTGGAGATGGACTGTTGCGCTCGTGGGCGGATCGCGTGGTGACGCGCACCACGTTCACGTGGCTCAAGCGCATGCGGGACAGCCACTCGCCGCGACTCGATGAGCCCGAGGTGCTGGTGTCCGTGGCCTCCTCGGATGCACCGTTGGATGAGTACGTCCACCGTCAGCACCTGGTGATGCTGCTGGACCGGCTCCCCAACGAACAACGGCACTTGCTGGTGCTCCACCACGTGCTGGAGATGAGCGTGCCGGAGATCGCTGCGGAGCTCGGGATCCCCTTCGAGACCGTGCGCAGCCGGCTCCGCTTGGGCCGTGCTGCGCTGCGGGCCCTGGCGGCGGAGGAGGAGTCCGAGAAGGTGGCGCTCCCCTTGGTGCGGCTCCAAGCCGCGCACGCACTCGCGGATCCTCTGCTCTCTC